A single window of Candidatus Neomarinimicrobiota bacterium DNA harbors:
- the mtnP gene encoding S-methyl-5'-thioadenosine phosphorylase, with protein MGIIGGSGFYKIEGLERISELSVDTPWGSPSDKYSLFSYEEKEIIFLPRHGRGHKLLPSEINYRANIYGMKKLGVERIISVSAVGSYRQEIAPRDIVIVDQFFDRTRYTENNSFFGDGIVGHVSLAEPVCPVLSEVLYNSLIQQELKVHQGGTYVNMEGPAFSTKAESQFFKKMGMDVIGMTNMREARLAREAEICFSTIALVTDYDAWHEELEPVSVPEVMTNLKASIESARAGIMSSLSNIPEKRECACATALSSALMTDNNSISPESREKLSLLINKYLN; from the coding sequence ATCGGTATTATCGGTGGTTCGGGATTCTACAAAATAGAAGGTCTGGAAAGGATTAGTGAGCTGTCTGTTGACACTCCGTGGGGGAGTCCTTCGGATAAATATTCCCTGTTCAGTTACGAAGAAAAAGAGATAATATTTTTGCCGCGTCACGGAAGAGGTCATAAACTTCTTCCATCGGAAATAAATTATCGCGCTAATATATACGGAATGAAAAAGTTGGGAGTTGAACGGATTATATCTGTTTCTGCGGTAGGGTCATACAGGCAGGAGATTGCTCCGCGCGATATTGTGATTGTGGATCAATTTTTTGACCGAACAAGATATACAGAAAATAATTCTTTTTTTGGTGATGGAATTGTGGGTCACGTATCGCTGGCGGAACCTGTCTGTCCTGTATTGTCTGAGGTTCTCTATAATTCGCTGATTCAGCAAGAATTGAAAGTGCATCAGGGTGGCACTTATGTTAATATGGAAGGACCGGCATTTTCCACGAAAGCCGAAAGTCAATTCTTTAAGAAAATGGGGATGGACGTTATCGGCATGACAAATATGAGGGAAGCACGGTTGGCGAGAGAAGCGGAAATCTGTTTTTCTACGATTGCGCTTGTGACCGATTACGATGCGTGGCACGAAGAATTAGAGCCGGTATCAGTGCCTGAAGTTATGACCAATTTAAAAGCATCGATTGAATCGGCAAGAGCAGGAATTATGTCGTCTTTATCAAATATTCCTGAAAAAAGGGAATGTGCGTGCGCTACAGCGTTAAGCAGCGCCCTGATGACTGATAATAATAGTATAAGTCCTGAATCAAGGGAGAAATTATCGTTACTTATAAACAAATATCTAAACTGA
- a CDS encoding isoleucine--tRNA ligase, with protein MIKKAQSKVDFVALEKEILRWWEEEKTFEKLREKNKGNKTFSFLDGPITANNPMGVHHAWGRTYKDVFQRYKAMQGFDQRYQNGFDCQGLWVEVEVERELGFKSKKDIEKYGIGKFVEKCKERVRKYSAIQSEQSIRLGYWMDWDNSYYTYSDENNYTIWTFLKKCYDRGLIYKGDDVMPWCPRCGTSLSEHEIATEGYAEIKHTSVFVQFPLIGKENEHLLIWTTTPWTLAANVSAAVKEEIQYVKIENEGKILYLAENRLEEINGEYKILEKLKGKDLLGWEYSTPFGDLEVQKGVEHKIISWEDVSDEEGTGIVHIAPGCGREDYGLSKKYGLSVIKTLDEAGNYIAGFGELTGKNVAEVNDRLFAHLKEKDVLYQKRTISHRYPVCWRCKTELVFRLVDEWFIAMDELREEIKAVTRKINWMPSFGLERELDWLSNMQDWNISKKRYWGLALPIYECKECGHIDVIGSREELQERAVAGWDEFDGHSPHKPWIDKVKIACSECGDEVSRIPDVGNPWLDAGIVPYSTMGYNSDRSHWEKWFPADFITESFPGQFRNWFYSLLAMSAVMENREPFLNVLGHALVKDEKGEDMHKSAGNAILFDDAADDIGVDVLRWMYAAQNPYNNLLFGHDLANEDRRKILTLWNVYAFFTTYASIDKYDPNKRTDVKSRNELDRWLIAKTNLLVKEATKELDGYQTVGVMRRVENYLEDLSNWYVRRSRRRFWKSSNDEDKLQAYDTLYEALVMLIKILAPILPFLTEKIYSNLVRDSIDGAPESVHLSDWPEADEDLIEEGLIKAIDIVIKAVEAGRAARNKSQIKVRQPLNEVHFYSDSEEERKILVDLSDEILEELNIKKLSVLEDISDLSTMTAQPNYNLLGPAFGKDAQGLANAIKELNAEELSTILKEKGSLIVVSNDKEFSVTTEMVSFEHEVAEGMVVVDNNGMVAVLDTTLTQELLRQGMVRDLVHEINNLRKEADFDVSDRIILYLSISGELLEAVKENEKYLADEVLAENIEFEFENGEYSRELLIGEEKLTVGIERISGS; from the coding sequence TTGATAAAAAAAGCACAAAGCAAAGTAGATTTTGTCGCTCTGGAGAAAGAAATCCTCAGGTGGTGGGAAGAGGAGAAAACTTTCGAAAAACTCCGGGAAAAGAACAAGGGGAATAAAACATTTTCATTCCTTGACGGACCCATTACGGCCAATAATCCTATGGGAGTTCATCATGCCTGGGGAAGAACTTACAAAGACGTATTTCAACGCTACAAAGCGATGCAAGGTTTCGATCAGCGGTATCAGAATGGATTTGACTGTCAGGGACTCTGGGTCGAAGTTGAAGTAGAAAGGGAACTCGGATTCAAGTCCAAAAAGGATATAGAAAAATACGGTATTGGTAAGTTTGTCGAAAAATGTAAGGAACGGGTAAGAAAATACTCGGCGATTCAATCGGAACAATCTATCAGGCTCGGTTACTGGATGGATTGGGACAATTCCTATTACACCTATTCTGATGAAAACAACTACACCATTTGGACATTCCTGAAAAAATGCTACGACAGAGGACTGATATACAAGGGTGATGATGTTATGCCCTGGTGTCCCCGCTGCGGAACATCGCTTTCCGAACATGAGATCGCCACAGAAGGTTATGCTGAAATAAAACATACGAGCGTCTTCGTTCAATTCCCTCTTATAGGAAAAGAAAATGAACATCTTCTCATTTGGACTACTACACCGTGGACACTCGCAGCCAACGTCTCTGCAGCGGTCAAGGAAGAGATTCAATATGTCAAAATTGAAAATGAGGGAAAAATTCTCTATCTGGCGGAAAACAGGCTTGAGGAGATTAACGGAGAATATAAAATCCTTGAAAAATTGAAAGGCAAAGATCTTTTGGGTTGGGAGTATTCAACTCCGTTCGGGGATTTGGAGGTTCAGAAAGGTGTTGAGCACAAAATAATCAGCTGGGAAGACGTGAGCGACGAAGAAGGTACGGGCATAGTTCATATCGCTCCCGGTTGCGGACGCGAGGATTATGGTCTCAGCAAAAAATACGGTTTATCGGTTATTAAAACTCTTGATGAAGCGGGAAATTATATTGCCGGCTTTGGAGAACTGACAGGGAAAAACGTAGCTGAAGTAAATGACAGGCTGTTCGCGCATCTCAAAGAAAAAGACGTCTTATATCAAAAACGCACGATAAGTCACAGGTATCCTGTTTGCTGGCGGTGTAAGACTGAACTTGTGTTCAGGCTTGTGGATGAATGGTTTATTGCGATGGACGAACTCCGCGAAGAGATAAAGGCTGTCACACGGAAAATTAATTGGATGCCTTCATTCGGACTTGAAAGAGAGCTCGATTGGCTTTCTAATATGCAGGACTGGAACATATCCAAAAAACGTTATTGGGGATTGGCGCTTCCGATTTACGAATGTAAGGAGTGCGGTCATATTGATGTTATAGGAAGCCGTGAAGAATTGCAGGAAAGAGCCGTAGCAGGTTGGGATGAATTTGACGGTCACTCTCCTCATAAACCGTGGATAGATAAAGTGAAGATAGCTTGCTCGGAATGCGGCGACGAGGTTTCGCGAATCCCTGACGTAGGAAATCCCTGGCTCGACGCGGGAATCGTCCCTTATTCCACAATGGGCTATAATTCTGATAGAAGCCACTGGGAGAAATGGTTTCCTGCTGATTTCATAACTGAATCGTTTCCGGGGCAGTTCAGGAATTGGTTTTACAGTTTGCTTGCCATGAGCGCGGTAATGGAGAATAGGGAGCCTTTTTTAAATGTGCTTGGTCACGCCCTTGTTAAGGATGAAAAGGGTGAAGATATGCATAAAAGCGCCGGTAACGCCATTCTGTTTGATGACGCGGCAGATGATATTGGAGTTGATGTATTGCGCTGGATGTACGCAGCACAAAACCCGTATAATAATCTGCTATTCGGTCATGACCTGGCAAATGAAGACAGACGTAAGATTCTCACTCTATGGAACGTTTACGCATTTTTCACCACTTACGCATCCATAGACAAATACGACCCGAATAAAAGAACGGATGTGAAAAGCAGGAATGAACTCGACAGATGGCTTATAGCAAAAACTAATTTGTTAGTGAAAGAAGCTACTAAGGAGCTTGACGGTTATCAGACCGTGGGCGTTATGAGAAGGGTCGAGAATTATCTTGAGGACCTGTCAAATTGGTATGTTCGACGTTCGCGGAGAAGGTTTTGGAAAAGTTCGAATGACGAAGATAAACTTCAGGCGTACGATACCCTCTATGAGGCGCTGGTTATGTTGATTAAGATTCTCGCTCCCATACTTCCGTTTCTGACTGAAAAAATATATTCTAATTTAGTAAGGGATAGCATTGATGGCGCCCCCGAATCTGTTCATCTCTCAGACTGGCCCGAAGCGGATGAAGATCTGATTGAAGAAGGGCTTATTAAGGCAATTGACATCGTTATAAAAGCAGTAGAAGCCGGAAGAGCGGCACGAAACAAATCGCAAATAAAAGTCAGGCAACCGTTGAATGAGGTTCATTTCTACTCGGATTCTGAGGAAGAGAGGAAGATTCTTGTTGATCTGTCAGATGAGATTTTAGAAGAATTAAATATCAAAAAATTAAGTGTTCTTGAGGATATAAGCGATCTTTCCACCATGACCGCGCAGCCGAATTATAATCTTCTCGGACCTGCGTTTGGGAAAGACGCGCAGGGGTTAGCAAACGCTATTAAGGAACTGAACGCGGAGGAACTGAGTACAATCCTAAAAGAAAAAGGTAGTCTGATTGTAGTGAGCAATGATAAGGAATTCAGTGTAACAACGGAGATGGTCAGTTTTGAGCATGAGGTCGCTGAAGGAATGGTAGTTGTCGATAACAACGGGATGGTTGCAGTGTTAGACACGACATTGACTCAGGAATTACTGCGGCAAGGCATGGTAAGAGACCTGGTTCACGAAATAAATAATTTAAGAAAGGAAGCGGATTTTGATGTATCTGACAGAATAATATTGTATCTTTCCATTAGCGGCGAGTTGTTAGAAGCTGTTAAGGAAAATGAAAAATATCTTGCAGACGAGGTGCTTGCGGAAAATATAGAATTTGAATTTGAAAATGGAGAATATAGCCGGGAACTGCTGATCGGAGAAGAAAAATTGACTGTTGGGATTGAGAGAATCTCCGG